A section of the Virgibacillus sp. NKC19-3 genome encodes:
- a CDS encoding chromate transporter codes for MRTHWNIFIAFFRVGMLGYGGGPGSIPLIHKEVVDKYKWMTADEFGDLLALGNTLPGPIATKLPGYVGYRVRGIWGMINAVLATIVPTVILMIVLLTSLSSVKDFDWVQGMTAAVIPVVGVMLAVLTWQFIEKAIGGMGWIKTGIMSVIIFALLQFLNVHPGIVIGVLLVFALVQKDKSKHDDGSREGDSP; via the coding sequence ATGCGAACACACTGGAATATTTTTATAGCTTTCTTTCGGGTAGGAATGCTTGGTTATGGCGGAGGGCCAGGTTCGATTCCATTAATTCATAAGGAAGTTGTAGACAAATATAAATGGATGACGGCGGATGAATTTGGTGATTTATTAGCCCTGGGAAATACGTTACCAGGTCCTATCGCTACGAAATTACCCGGCTATGTCGGTTACCGTGTGAGAGGCATATGGGGAATGATAAATGCTGTTCTGGCAACAATTGTACCGACAGTAATTTTAATGATTGTGCTACTAACGTCTTTATCGTCCGTTAAAGATTTCGATTGGGTGCAAGGGATGACTGCTGCTGTTATCCCAGTTGTTGGTGTTATGTTGGCAGTACTGACATGGCAATTTATTGAAAAAGCTATTGGCGGGATGGGCTGGATCAAGACAGGAATAATGAGTGTGATTATTTTTGCACTCCTTCAGTTTCTGAATGTTCACCCTGGGATCGTAATTGGGGTGCTGCTTGTCTTTGCCCTGGTTCAAAAAGATAAATCCAAGCATGATGATGGAAGCAGAGAAGGTGATTCACCATGA